In Myxococcus stipitatus, the following are encoded in one genomic region:
- a CDS encoding phage tail protein — MDQFIGEIRIFAGNFAPRGWALCEGQLLPIAQNTALFSILGTTYGGNGQTTFALPDLRGRYPMQSGQGPGLSPRVLGEQAGVETVTLIQTQMPAHNHSLNVSALDGDTETPSGTLLAADSSATTTNYRAGPIDATMNAMAIGVSGGTQPHENMCPFLVLNFMIALEGVFPARG; from the coding sequence GTGGATCAGTTCATCGGTGAGATCAGGATTTTCGCGGGAAACTTCGCACCTCGCGGTTGGGCATTGTGTGAGGGGCAGTTGCTCCCCATCGCGCAGAACACCGCGCTCTTCTCCATTCTCGGCACGACCTATGGAGGCAACGGGCAGACAACGTTCGCCCTGCCGGACCTGCGCGGCCGCTATCCCATGCAGTCGGGCCAGGGGCCGGGGCTGTCGCCTCGTGTCCTGGGTGAGCAGGCTGGCGTGGAGACGGTGACGCTCATCCAGACGCAGATGCCCGCGCACAATCACTCGCTCAACGTCAGTGCGCTCGACGGCGACACGGAGACGCCGTCGGGGACGCTGCTCGCGGCGGACAGCTCCGCCACCACCACCAACTACCGGGCCGGGCCCATCGACGCGACGATGAACGCGATGGCCATCGGTGTCTCGGGGGGGACCCAGCCTCACGAGAACATGTGCCCGTTCCTGGTGCTGAACTTCATGATTGCGTTGGAGGGTGTCTTCCCCGCGCGCGGCTGA
- a CDS encoding DUF7151 family protein — translation MTTYMNGRPAWAWRRGLGVLPMAALLMLSACDKGSDSAQGPQGPQGPAGASGEQGPRGEAGPKGDTGAPGPEGTQGPAGTQGPAGAQGPAGAQGPAGAQGPVGAQGVAGRNTVVATSVEPVGANCATGGVRLEFGQDANGNNTLDSGELNSSLTRFVCSGAQGPQGTQGPQGTQGIPGAQGTPGTPGATGATGATGPRGPQGDPGALGMYGNGASGAFNVPVGTTRDLTTVAGFDGLGGLHHLQFTDVTINGRLRIPSGLVIRATGNVTITGDIEVDLGGAASGAGSAEAGVALSAASAPNGGKALGPLQAAHLFRPGTKGGGSGALSDGMTGSEGGGSLVILAQGNLRIESSGQILAPGAPGQTRMDTPGGGGGAGGVVVLLGKNTVVVTGKILTRGGAGGRGDNLNGAGKGGGGGGGGGIIHLISTIAPSVAGTLDVNGGLGGMSANPTGSSSAMVPGGGGGASGGNGGSGGTASAAATSGAPGLKLQTVTPTPENLFL, via the coding sequence ATGACGACATACATGAACGGGCGCCCGGCATGGGCCTGGCGGCGAGGGTTGGGCGTGTTGCCGATGGCCGCGCTGTTGATGCTGTCGGCCTGTGACAAGGGTTCGGATTCGGCTCAAGGTCCTCAGGGCCCTCAAGGGCCCGCGGGCGCTTCGGGCGAGCAGGGGCCTCGCGGTGAGGCCGGCCCCAAGGGCGACACGGGAGCTCCAGGGCCCGAAGGGACTCAAGGTCCGGCGGGCACTCAGGGGCCCGCGGGCGCACAGGGACCCGCGGGGGCCCAGGGCCCGGCGGGAGCACAGGGGCCCGTGGGCGCCCAAGGTGTGGCGGGCCGTAACACCGTGGTGGCGACGAGCGTCGAGCCTGTTGGCGCGAACTGCGCCACGGGGGGAGTGCGGCTCGAGTTCGGACAGGATGCCAATGGCAACAACACACTGGATTCGGGCGAGCTCAATTCCTCGCTGACGCGGTTCGTGTGCTCGGGCGCCCAGGGGCCACAAGGGACGCAGGGCCCACAGGGGACACAAGGCATCCCGGGCGCGCAGGGGACCCCCGGGACACCTGGAGCCACGGGCGCCACGGGCGCCACGGGACCTCGAGGTCCGCAGGGGGATCCGGGCGCGTTGGGGATGTATGGCAATGGCGCGAGCGGGGCGTTCAACGTTCCGGTGGGCACGACTCGCGACCTCACCACGGTGGCGGGGTTCGATGGACTCGGGGGACTGCATCATCTCCAGTTCACGGATGTGACCATCAATGGCCGGCTGCGAATCCCGAGCGGTCTGGTCATCCGCGCCACGGGCAACGTCACCATCACGGGAGATATCGAGGTCGACCTCGGCGGCGCGGCCAGCGGCGCGGGCTCCGCCGAGGCGGGTGTGGCGCTGTCCGCCGCGTCCGCTCCAAACGGCGGAAAGGCCCTGGGGCCTCTTCAGGCCGCGCATCTCTTCCGGCCTGGCACCAAGGGGGGAGGCTCGGGGGCGCTGTCGGATGGCATGACGGGGAGCGAGGGCGGTGGCTCGCTGGTCATCCTCGCGCAAGGCAACCTGCGCATCGAAAGCTCCGGGCAGATTCTCGCCCCGGGTGCCCCCGGACAGACGCGCATGGATACCCCGGGCGGGGGTGGCGGCGCGGGGGGCGTCGTCGTCCTGCTGGGCAAGAACACCGTGGTGGTGACGGGCAAGATCCTCACACGGGGAGGCGCGGGCGGGCGGGGTGACAACTTGAACGGCGCGGGCAAGGGTGGAGGCGGAGGAGGGGGGGGCGGCATCATCCATCTCATCTCCACCATCGCGCCCTCCGTGGCGGGCACGCTCGATGTGAACGGAGGCCTGGGAGGAATGTCCGCGAACCCCACGGGCTCGAGCAGCGCGATGGTCCCGGGAGGTGGGGGTGGGGCCTCGGGAGGCAACGGCGGCTCGGGTGGCACGGCGAGCGCGGCGGCCACCAGCGGCGCGCCGGGCCTCAAGCTGCAGACGGTGACGCCCACGCCAGAGAACCTCTTCCTCTGA
- a CDS encoding AI-2E family transporter, with protein MEDQCGAGQRSQVTPKTVFTVCFAVLAVMALVVLVVRTRVALTLTGLAALLALALEHGVALLERKKVPRALAIALMLAGALAVLATLALLVIPAAAAQVDALMVQWPHLWQEVRESRLSRVLVQRLHNLGWMQQFDLATPELARGTLPTLVVHAIGSVVGALGGALSVFFLVVFMLVFGRGLLRRVLELPRPEHRERYVRVLRNVYQATGGYLIGLTLICTFNALLTSTVLAVLGVPYFLPLGILSGFSSMVPYAGPVVAGGIITLLTWATGGMWTALGVLAYFVLYGQLEGNVLAPLVFRRTVHVNPLLVLLAVLFCAELAGIVGAVVAVPVAASVQIIIREVLLFRQERQGPRASAPPTTTGT; from the coding sequence GTGGAGGACCAGTGTGGTGCGGGACAGCGCTCCCAGGTGACACCCAAGACGGTGTTCACCGTGTGCTTCGCGGTGCTGGCGGTCATGGCGCTCGTGGTGCTGGTGGTGCGCACGCGCGTCGCGCTCACGCTGACGGGGCTCGCCGCGCTGCTGGCCCTGGCGCTGGAGCACGGGGTGGCGCTGCTGGAGCGCAAGAAGGTCCCTCGCGCGTTGGCCATCGCGTTGATGCTCGCCGGGGCGCTGGCCGTGCTGGCGACGCTGGCGTTGCTCGTCATTCCCGCGGCGGCGGCGCAGGTGGATGCGCTGATGGTGCAGTGGCCCCATCTCTGGCAGGAGGTGCGTGAGTCGCGCCTCAGCCGGGTCCTGGTTCAGCGGCTCCACAACCTGGGCTGGATGCAGCAGTTCGACCTGGCGACACCGGAGCTGGCCCGGGGCACGCTGCCAACGCTCGTGGTGCATGCCATCGGCAGCGTGGTGGGGGCCCTGGGTGGCGCCCTGAGCGTCTTCTTCCTCGTGGTGTTCATGCTGGTGTTCGGCCGGGGCCTGCTGCGGCGAGTCCTGGAGCTGCCCCGGCCCGAGCACCGGGAGCGCTACGTGCGCGTGTTGCGCAACGTGTACCAGGCCACGGGGGGCTATCTCATCGGGCTCACGCTCATCTGCACGTTCAACGCGCTCTTGACGTCCACGGTGCTGGCGGTGCTCGGCGTGCCGTACTTCCTGCCGCTGGGCATCCTCAGCGGCTTCTCCAGCATGGTGCCCTACGCGGGCCCCGTGGTGGCCGGGGGCATCATCACCCTCCTGACGTGGGCGACGGGGGGCATGTGGACGGCGCTCGGCGTGCTGGCCTACTTCGTGTTGTACGGGCAGCTCGAGGGCAATGTGCTGGCGCCGCTCGTGTTCCGGCGCACGGTGCACGTCAACCCGCTGCTCGTCCTGCTGGCGGTGCTGTTCTGCGCGGAGCTGGCGGGCATCGTCGGCGCGGTGGTGGCGGTGCCCGTCGCGGCCTCGGTGCAAATCATCATCCGGGAGGTGCTCCTGTTCCGGCAGGAGCGCCAGGGCCCGAGGGCCTCCGCCCCGCCGACCACGACAGGGACCTGA
- a CDS encoding sugar O-acetyltransferase yields MARTEREKMLAGELYNAMDAELVEGRARARRLVRLYNDTLVEDAAARQQLLGQLIGKLGTGVYIEPPFHCDYGTFISLGHRVYMNFQCVILDCTHVTIGDDVSFGPNVHVYAATHPLDADERIKGPELARPVTIGAKTWVGGGSIIVPGVTIGEGVTIGAGSVVTKDIPPYVLAAGNPCRVIRSLR; encoded by the coding sequence ATGGCACGAACCGAGCGGGAGAAGATGCTGGCGGGTGAGCTGTACAACGCCATGGACGCGGAGCTCGTCGAGGGGAGGGCCCGCGCGCGCAGGCTCGTGCGCCTCTACAACGACACCCTCGTCGAGGACGCGGCCGCGCGGCAGCAATTGCTGGGGCAGCTCATCGGAAAGCTGGGCACGGGCGTCTACATCGAGCCGCCGTTCCACTGCGACTACGGCACCTTCATCTCCCTGGGCCACCGCGTCTACATGAACTTCCAATGCGTCATCCTGGATTGCACCCATGTGACGATTGGCGATGACGTGTCCTTCGGGCCCAACGTCCACGTGTACGCGGCCACACATCCCTTGGACGCGGACGAGCGCATCAAGGGCCCGGAGCTGGCCAGGCCCGTCACCATCGGCGCGAAGACGTGGGTGGGCGGCGGCTCCATCATCGTGCCGGGCGTCACCATCGGCGAGGGCGTCACCATCGGCGCGGGCAGCGTGGTGACCAAGGACATCCCGCCGTATGTCCTCGCGGCGGGAAATCCCTGTCGAGTCATCCGCTCACTGCGCTGA
- a CDS encoding DUF1338 domain-containing protein, which yields MTTAQATRLLDLLWERYAAEVPYARTFVELSGGSFRNDHVALRSLARPGGGIALFSRPFERLGWKPAGAYTFPDAHLSAIYLSHPAGLPRVFISELKSEELSPRARELLAALPEDPPPPEDVDALAAWFCPPPPPSEAALLELEKESQYGAWLLAFGRKVNHFTGSVDDVEAWQKRMRDAGVPMKADIEGAMGTKLRQTATQAAPLSVTLREGGRRPWPYAYFEIAQRAPDFDGFLGPQARALFDMTKR from the coding sequence ATGACGACCGCACAAGCCACCCGGCTCTTGGACCTGCTCTGGGAGCGCTACGCCGCGGAGGTGCCGTATGCGCGCACCTTCGTGGAGCTCTCCGGAGGCAGCTTCCGCAATGACCATGTCGCGCTGCGTTCGCTGGCTCGGCCCGGAGGCGGCATCGCGCTGTTCTCGCGTCCCTTCGAGCGCCTGGGCTGGAAGCCCGCGGGCGCGTACACGTTCCCGGACGCGCACCTCTCCGCCATCTACCTGTCGCATCCCGCGGGGCTGCCGCGGGTCTTCATCTCCGAGCTGAAGTCGGAGGAGCTGTCGCCGCGTGCGCGCGAGCTGCTCGCCGCGCTGCCGGAGGACCCGCCGCCGCCCGAGGATGTGGATGCGTTGGCCGCGTGGTTCTGTCCGCCGCCGCCGCCGTCGGAGGCCGCGCTGTTGGAGCTGGAGAAGGAGTCGCAGTACGGCGCGTGGCTCCTGGCGTTCGGCCGCAAGGTGAACCACTTCACCGGCTCGGTGGATGACGTGGAGGCATGGCAGAAGCGCATGCGTGATGCGGGAGTGCCCATGAAGGCCGACATCGAGGGGGCCATGGGCACGAAGTTGCGGCAGACCGCCACGCAGGCGGCGCCGCTGTCGGTGACGCTGCGCGAGGGCGGCCGCCGGCCGTGGCCCTACGCGTACTTTGAAATCGCGCAGCGCGCGCCGGACTTCGACGGCTTCCTGGGGCCGCAGGCGCGCGCGCTGTTCGACATGACGAAGCGTTGA
- the bioA gene encoding adenosylmethionine--8-amino-7-oxononanoate transaminase — protein sequence MERADIVKRDKAHVWHPYTAMEAYIAGTNPLVIDRAEGSYLFDADGQRYLDANGSWWVSTLGHRHPRLLRALTEQAGRLPHVSLAGITHEPAAALAAELAAIAPGSDRPELPSGERLNRVFYSDNGSTAVEVAIKMVAQYWAQNGHPRRTRFITLSGAFHGETIGSTSVGGVPLFREVFGPLLFDVVHVPSPAEEGGWERAFSQVQAALRAHPDEIAGVIVEPVIQGASGMQMYSPDFLRAVREATRAVDTFLIADEVFTGLGRTGARFAVDLAGVVPDVLCLAKALSGGLMPFAATLASERIFSGFLGASSRALYYGHSYCGNPLGAAVAREVLAVYRDEDVLGQVARKAPRVKAAFEHMASSIPGLVRPRAVGMVGAVDLGGGGYLASGGWRVYEAAKRRGLYLRPLGDTVYIAPALNIPDAALDELLSGVEASLREVAAS from the coding sequence ATGGAGCGGGCCGACATCGTCAAGCGGGACAAGGCGCACGTCTGGCATCCGTACACCGCCATGGAGGCCTACATCGCGGGGACGAACCCCCTGGTCATCGACCGCGCCGAGGGGTCCTACCTGTTCGACGCGGATGGCCAGCGCTACCTCGATGCGAACGGCTCCTGGTGGGTCTCCACCCTGGGGCACCGCCACCCCCGGCTGCTGCGCGCGCTCACCGAGCAGGCGGGAAGGCTGCCGCATGTCTCGCTCGCCGGCATCACCCACGAGCCCGCCGCCGCGCTCGCCGCGGAGCTGGCCGCGATTGCGCCTGGCTCGGACCGTCCGGAGCTCCCCTCGGGTGAGCGGCTGAACCGCGTCTTCTACTCCGACAACGGCAGCACGGCGGTCGAGGTGGCCATCAAGATGGTGGCCCAGTACTGGGCGCAGAATGGTCATCCGCGCCGCACGCGCTTCATCACGCTGTCGGGCGCGTTCCATGGAGAGACCATCGGCTCCACCAGCGTGGGCGGCGTGCCGCTGTTCCGCGAGGTGTTCGGCCCGCTCCTGTTCGACGTCGTGCATGTGCCGTCGCCCGCGGAGGAGGGTGGCTGGGAGCGCGCCTTCAGCCAGGTGCAGGCCGCGCTCCGCGCGCATCCGGACGAGATTGCCGGCGTCATCGTGGAGCCCGTGATTCAGGGCGCGTCGGGCATGCAGATGTACTCGCCGGACTTCCTGCGCGCGGTGCGCGAGGCCACCCGCGCGGTGGATACATTCCTCATCGCCGACGAGGTTTTCACGGGCCTGGGCCGTACCGGCGCGCGCTTCGCCGTGGACCTGGCGGGAGTGGTTCCCGACGTGCTCTGTCTGGCCAAGGCCCTCTCGGGGGGCTTGATGCCCTTCGCGGCGACGCTCGCCTCGGAGCGCATCTTCTCGGGCTTCCTTGGGGCGTCTTCGCGCGCGCTGTATTACGGGCACTCGTACTGCGGCAATCCGCTGGGCGCGGCCGTCGCGCGCGAGGTGCTCGCCGTGTACCGCGACGAGGATGTCCTGGGACAGGTGGCGCGCAAGGCCCCGCGCGTGAAGGCCGCCTTCGAGCACATGGCCTCCTCCATCCCCGGCCTGGTGCGTCCGCGCGCCGTGGGCATGGTGGGCGCGGTGGACCTGGGCGGTGGGGGTTACCTCGCGAGCGGCGGCTGGCGCGTGTACGAGGCCGCGAAGCGGCGCGGGCTCTACCTGCGCCCGCTCGGGGACACCGTCTACATCGCGCCCGCGCTCAACATCCCGGACGCGGCGCTCGATGAGCTGCTGTCGGGGGTGGAGGCCTCCCTGCGCGAGGTCGCCGCGAGCTGA
- a CDS encoding GNAT family N-acetyltransferase: MPTDTPLRLRILDAVTDVPAADWDSLTGPDAPPFIRHAWLAAMEESGSATEETGWAPHHLTLWRGPRLVAAAPAYRKFHSMGEYIYDFGWADAAARAGVEYYPKLIVGGPLSPATVPRLLIAEGEDVPTLRKALLSAAVRSAQESGCSSVHFLYPTDDEADFLEEQGLARRVTLQFHWKNPGYGGYDDYLSRFDSKRRNQLKRERAAAATQGIELRTVRSAELTPAHAKRAYEFYTATCERHAWGQVQLTPGFFSRVFKAMPDTVEMVEAVREGRVIAGAFNLATKERLYGRYWGSVEEHPFLHFHVCLYHSVDDCIRAGRKVFEPGAGGEHKVSRGFEPTAVHSAHVIFDPRLDSAVRDHVRRERMRLNMAVEEAERICGLKPWPLPPRT; the protein is encoded by the coding sequence GTGCCCACCGACACCCCGCTCCGCCTTCGCATCCTCGACGCAGTGACGGACGTCCCGGCCGCTGACTGGGACTCGCTGACCGGACCGGATGCACCGCCCTTCATCCGGCACGCCTGGCTGGCGGCGATGGAGGAGAGCGGCAGCGCCACCGAGGAGACCGGGTGGGCGCCGCACCACCTGACGCTGTGGCGAGGCCCCCGGCTGGTGGCCGCCGCGCCCGCGTACCGCAAGTTCCACAGCATGGGCGAATACATCTACGACTTCGGCTGGGCGGATGCCGCCGCCCGCGCAGGCGTGGAGTACTACCCGAAGCTCATCGTCGGCGGACCGCTGTCCCCCGCCACCGTGCCGCGCTTGCTCATCGCGGAGGGCGAGGACGTGCCCACGCTGCGCAAGGCGCTGCTGTCCGCGGCGGTGCGGAGCGCGCAGGAGTCCGGCTGCTCCTCCGTGCACTTCCTCTACCCGACGGACGACGAGGCGGACTTCCTGGAGGAGCAAGGGCTGGCGCGGCGGGTGACGCTCCAGTTCCATTGGAAGAACCCGGGGTACGGCGGCTACGACGACTATCTCTCGCGCTTCGACTCCAAGCGCCGCAACCAGCTCAAGCGCGAGCGCGCGGCGGCGGCCACGCAGGGCATCGAGCTGCGCACGGTACGAAGCGCGGAGCTGACACCGGCCCACGCGAAGCGCGCGTATGAGTTCTACACGGCCACGTGTGAGCGGCACGCCTGGGGCCAGGTGCAGCTCACGCCCGGGTTCTTCTCCCGCGTGTTCAAGGCCATGCCGGACACGGTGGAGATGGTGGAGGCGGTGCGCGAGGGCCGGGTCATCGCGGGCGCCTTCAACCTCGCGACGAAGGAGCGGCTGTATGGCCGCTACTGGGGCAGCGTCGAGGAGCACCCATTCCTGCACTTCCATGTCTGCCTTTATCACTCGGTCGACGACTGCATCCGCGCGGGCCGCAAGGTGTTCGAGCCGGGTGCGGGCGGCGAACACAAAGTCTCCCGAGGCTTCGAGCCCACGGCGGTGCACAGCGCCCACGTGATTTTCGACCCGCGGCTGGACAGCGCGGTGCGAGACCACGTGCGCCGCGAGCGGATGCGCCTCAACATGGCCGTGGAAGAAGCCGAACGGATTTGTGGCCTCAAGCCCTGGCCGCTCCCGCCGCGAACCTGA
- a CDS encoding S9 family peptidase, producing the protein MLIRMVSRIVGLAVVLGWVTPAFAQVGESSGAMPLVDFAAGAELLRGGMTAKTGASKVARPAVEAILGAVARASRFRQVAMSPDGKRVAWVEPNLSGGSFIYVVEPDGDAPKAVRLGTCPESRACDEDSLAWSRDGRHLAFLSDAVQAGQQQVYVADFEGGAARRLTSFEGPLASPQWSPDGASLAVLVMQGAGASEAKGPLAPAARETGVVRESSPVRRVALVSVADGSHRVVSPESLYVYEYAWSPEGTRLAFIAAPAPGDANWWVAKLHVQELAANARARVLYAPKWQLAEPVWSLDGKHVAVIEGLMSDQGSNGGDVMVVPLEGGKARNLTAGMKATATSLDWVAPRKLVFGAQRGGEAAVFSVDPVKGELTQLWKGQERISAGGPVGLSLSRDGKTSAVVRESYSRAPNVWVGPVGGWAQVTRREDDFRALVGETREVTWKGDGMEMQGWLVAPAPALAPSGPARAPMVTMIHGGPAAGAVPGFKPDVVLFTARGYYVFLPNYRGSFGQGEDFVQANRRDFGFGDLRDIVAGVDAVLAKTPVDPYRLGVMGWSYGGFMSMWAVTQTQRFRAAVAGAGISNWQSYYGTNRIDTWMRPYFGASVYDEPEVYTRSSPINYVKLARTPTLVLHGERDVEVPVTQSLEFHHALKELGVKTQLVVYADEGHNLSKLEHIVDRMRRTVEWLDTHLPASPNGSARAAAPR; encoded by the coding sequence GTGTTGATTCGGATGGTGTCGAGAATCGTCGGTCTGGCCGTGGTGCTGGGGTGGGTGACTCCCGCCTTCGCGCAGGTGGGTGAGTCCTCGGGGGCCATGCCCTTGGTGGACTTCGCGGCGGGCGCGGAGCTCTTGCGCGGCGGCATGACGGCGAAGACCGGGGCCTCGAAGGTGGCGCGGCCCGCGGTGGAGGCCATCCTGGGCGCGGTGGCGCGTGCGTCGCGCTTCCGCCAGGTGGCGATGTCTCCGGACGGCAAGCGGGTGGCGTGGGTGGAGCCGAACCTGTCGGGAGGCAGCTTCATCTACGTGGTGGAGCCGGACGGCGACGCGCCCAAGGCGGTGCGTCTGGGAACCTGTCCCGAGTCGCGCGCCTGTGACGAGGACTCGCTCGCCTGGAGCCGCGATGGCAGGCACCTGGCCTTCCTCTCCGATGCGGTCCAGGCCGGACAGCAGCAGGTGTATGTCGCGGACTTCGAGGGAGGCGCGGCCCGGAGGCTGACGTCCTTCGAGGGGCCGCTGGCCTCGCCCCAGTGGTCGCCGGATGGCGCGTCGCTGGCGGTGTTGGTGATGCAGGGCGCGGGGGCCTCGGAGGCCAAGGGGCCGCTGGCGCCCGCCGCGCGCGAGACAGGCGTGGTGCGTGAGTCGAGCCCCGTGCGGCGCGTGGCGCTGGTGTCCGTGGCGGACGGCTCGCACCGCGTGGTCTCTCCCGAGTCGCTCTACGTCTACGAATACGCCTGGAGTCCGGAGGGGACGCGGCTCGCGTTCATCGCGGCGCCGGCGCCGGGGGACGCGAACTGGTGGGTGGCGAAGCTGCATGTGCAGGAGCTGGCGGCCAACGCTCGGGCCCGCGTGCTGTACGCGCCCAAGTGGCAGCTGGCCGAGCCGGTGTGGAGCCTGGATGGGAAGCACGTCGCCGTCATCGAGGGGTTGATGAGCGACCAGGGCTCCAACGGAGGCGATGTGATGGTGGTGCCGCTGGAGGGCGGCAAGGCGCGCAACCTCACGGCGGGGATGAAGGCGACGGCGACGTCGCTGGACTGGGTGGCGCCGCGCAAGCTGGTGTTCGGCGCGCAGCGGGGCGGCGAGGCGGCGGTGTTCTCGGTGGACCCGGTGAAGGGCGAGCTGACGCAGTTGTGGAAGGGGCAGGAGCGCATCAGCGCGGGAGGCCCGGTGGGGCTGTCGCTGTCGCGGGACGGCAAGACGAGCGCGGTGGTGCGCGAGTCCTATTCGCGGGCGCCCAACGTGTGGGTGGGGCCGGTGGGGGGATGGGCGCAGGTCACTCGCCGCGAGGATGACTTCCGCGCGCTGGTGGGTGAGACGCGCGAGGTGACGTGGAAGGGCGACGGCATGGAGATGCAGGGGTGGCTGGTGGCCCCCGCTCCGGCGCTGGCGCCCTCCGGGCCCGCGCGCGCGCCCATGGTGACGATGATTCACGGAGGGCCGGCGGCGGGCGCGGTGCCGGGCTTCAAGCCGGACGTGGTGCTGTTCACCGCGCGCGGCTACTACGTCTTCCTGCCCAACTACCGGGGCAGCTTCGGCCAGGGCGAGGACTTCGTGCAGGCCAACCGGCGCGACTTCGGCTTCGGAGACCTGCGCGACATCGTCGCGGGCGTGGACGCGGTGCTGGCGAAGACGCCGGTGGACCCCTATCGGCTGGGGGTGATGGGGTGGAGCTACGGCGGCTTCATGTCGATGTGGGCGGTGACGCAGACGCAGCGCTTCCGCGCGGCGGTGGCGGGCGCGGGCATCTCCAACTGGCAGAGCTACTACGGCACCAACCGCATCGACACGTGGATGCGGCCGTACTTCGGCGCGTCGGTGTACGACGAGCCGGAGGTGTACACGCGCAGCTCTCCCATCAACTACGTGAAGCTGGCGCGGACGCCCACGCTGGTGCTGCACGGTGAGAGGGACGTCGAAGTCCCGGTGACCCAGAGCCTCGAGTTCCACCATGCCCTGAAGGAGCTGGGCGTGAAGACGCAGCTGGTGGTCTACGCGGACGAGGGCCACAACCTCAGCAAGCTGGAGCACATCGTCGACCGGATGCGGCGCACGGTGGAGTGGCTGGATACGCACCTGCCCGCCAGCCCCAACGGGAGCGCCAGGGCCGCGGCGCCGCGTTGA
- a CDS encoding acyl-CoA desaturase has protein sequence MAVLAFFVSHWLLCVFFQSFFQHRYSAHRMYTMGPRTERVMHLLTYLVQGSSYLSPKAYAILHREHHAFSDTEKDPHSPHFFTDVFRMMLHTKKRYDDYTNGKGQPEARFLGGYPEWPLVDDTLRTSWVATLFWVAAYSSFYIAFATSPWQFLLLPIHFLMGPVHGAIVNWCGHKYGYRNFESSDKSRNTLPVEVLCMGELFQNNHHKYGSSPNFAARKFEVDPTWQVMRVLAKLGVIRIATPQRAVWPEPREAAREAGAARAA, from the coding sequence ATGGCCGTCCTCGCCTTCTTCGTGTCGCACTGGCTGCTCTGCGTCTTCTTCCAGAGCTTTTTCCAGCACCGGTACTCCGCGCACCGCATGTACACCATGGGTCCGCGCACGGAGCGGGTGATGCACCTGCTCACCTACCTGGTGCAGGGCTCGTCGTACCTGTCGCCCAAGGCCTACGCCATCCTGCACCGCGAGCACCATGCCTTCTCGGACACGGAGAAGGACCCGCACTCGCCGCACTTCTTCACGGACGTGTTCCGGATGATGCTGCACACGAAGAAGCGCTACGACGACTACACGAACGGCAAGGGTCAGCCGGAGGCCCGGTTCCTGGGCGGTTACCCCGAGTGGCCGCTGGTGGATGACACGCTGCGGACCTCGTGGGTGGCGACGCTCTTCTGGGTGGCGGCGTACTCGTCGTTCTACATCGCGTTCGCCACGTCGCCCTGGCAGTTCCTGCTCCTGCCCATCCACTTCCTGATGGGGCCGGTGCACGGGGCCATCGTGAACTGGTGCGGCCACAAGTACGGCTACCGGAACTTCGAGAGCAGCGACAAGTCGCGCAACACGCTGCCGGTCGAGGTCCTGTGCATGGGTGAGCTGTTCCAGAACAACCACCACAAGTACGGCAGCAGCCCGAACTTCGCCGCGCGCAAGTTCGAGGTGGACCCCACGTGGCAGGTGATGCGCGTGCTGGCGAAGCTGGGCGTCATCCGCATCGCCACGCCGCAGCGGGCCGTGTGGCCCGAGCCGCGCGAGGCCGCGCGTGAGGCTGGCGCCGCCCGCGCCGCCTGA